The Aminithiophilus ramosus genome contains a region encoding:
- a CDS encoding phosphoribosyltransferase family protein, translating to MKGQRTERLVRMASRLLLFPAKQVSLTQMAGAFQVSKTVISDDIAIIDGAFAQEELGRVVVDRGRSGGAAFRPALTAGLRRKWLESVAQRISEEERLLPGGLIYYSDILFDPSFALPLGFALASDFAEVGADVVMTSEVKGIPLALYVAHALGVPLAVCRFRNRASDGAAVGVHFPTLSGDVRTMYMGTRQLRKGSKVLVIDDFMRGGSTVAGMLLVAREFGADVVGTGVFIAAAEPAQKAVKSYKALFQLSREPQGGARIVVID from the coding sequence ATGAAGGGACAGAGAACGGAGAGGCTCGTCAGGATGGCCTCGAGGCTCCTGCTTTTTCCGGCGAAGCAGGTCTCGCTGACGCAGATGGCCGGTGCCTTTCAGGTTTCGAAGACGGTGATAAGCGACGACATCGCCATCATCGACGGTGCCTTCGCTCAGGAGGAGTTGGGCCGTGTCGTCGTCGATCGGGGACGAAGCGGAGGAGCGGCCTTTCGCCCGGCGCTCACGGCAGGTCTTCGTCGCAAGTGGCTCGAGTCCGTGGCCCAGCGGATTTCCGAGGAAGAACGCCTGCTGCCTGGAGGGCTGATCTATTACAGCGACATCCTCTTCGACCCCAGCTTCGCTCTGCCTTTGGGATTTGCCCTGGCCTCGGATTTTGCCGAAGTCGGTGCCGATGTTGTCATGACGTCGGAGGTTAAAGGCATTCCTCTGGCCCTTTATGTCGCCCATGCCTTGGGCGTTCCTCTCGCCGTCTGCCGTTTCCGCAACAGAGCAAGCGATGGGGCCGCCGTGGGCGTTCACTTCCCGACCCTTTCGGGCGACGTGCGGACCATGTACATGGGAACGAGGCAGTTGCGCAAGGGATCGAAAGTCCTCGTCATCGATGATTTCATGAGAGGCGGCAGCACGGTCGCCGGCATGCTCCTCGTCGCTCGCGAGTTCGGTGCCGACGTTGTCGGTACCGGAGTCTTCATCGCTGCCGCCGAACCGGCACAGAAGGCCGTCAAAAGTTACAAAGCCCTTTTTCAGCTCAGCCGCGAGCCTCAGGGAGGAGCACGGATTGTCGTCATCGATTGA
- the purC gene encoding phosphoribosylaminoimidazolesuccinocarboxamide synthase, producing MTWEKGDFLYEGKAKKVWKTGDPKVYIIEYKDHLTAFNAEKKATLEGKGRLNNEISAYLLAHLAARGVPTHFVERIDERHQAVRAVTIIPLEVVVRNVTTGSLCKRLGVEEGMELPRPLLELYLKDDALGDPLVTDDHALLFGWATEEELATLKAITLEVNDLLRALFRDLSIVLVDFKLEFGRTAEGDLVLADEISPDTCRFWDLATGDRLDKDRFRKDLGDVLGAYREIWRRLSTREA from the coding sequence ATGACTTGGGAGAAAGGCGACTTTCTTTATGAAGGCAAGGCCAAAAAAGTCTGGAAGACCGGCGATCCGAAGGTCTACATCATTGAATACAAAGATCACCTGACGGCTTTCAACGCCGAAAAGAAGGCCACGCTGGAGGGAAAGGGAAGGCTCAACAACGAGATCAGCGCCTACCTGCTCGCTCACTTGGCCGCTCGGGGCGTGCCCACGCACTTCGTCGAACGCATCGACGAACGGCACCAGGCCGTCAGGGCCGTGACGATCATCCCTCTCGAGGTCGTCGTCCGCAACGTGACGACGGGCTCCCTCTGCAAACGCCTCGGCGTCGAGGAGGGGATGGAGCTTCCACGCCCGCTTCTCGAACTCTACCTCAAAGACGACGCCCTTGGCGATCCTCTCGTCACAGACGACCACGCGCTCCTCTTCGGCTGGGCGACGGAAGAGGAGCTGGCGACCCTCAAGGCCATCACCCTCGAAGTCAACGATCTTCTCCGCGCTCTTTTCCGCGACCTCTCCATCGTGCTCGTCGATTTCAAACTCGAGTTCGGCCGCACCGCCGAGGGAGATCTCGTTCTCGCCGACGAGATTTCGCCCGACACCTGCCGCTTCTGGGACCTCGCCACAGGCGATCGTCTCGACAAGGACCGCTTCCGCAAGGACCTGGGCGATGTCCTCGGCGCTTACCGGGAGATCTGGCGCCGACTCTCCACGAGGGAGGCCTAA
- the yedF gene encoding sulfurtransferase-like selenium metabolism protein YedF, translating to MKNIDARGQACPKPVMMAKAAIDEGARALTISVDNSVSAANVTRFLTKQGWTTEESGQAPEIVLKSRKGEGAEERIREGTLDDQSLLIAKATLGGDDQVLGEALMKAFLGTVAQRERPPKTIALMNKGVLLSLKSHSAHESLEALRDRGTAVLVCGTCANHFGIADAVAVGILSNMFEITEALMAASRQLCLG from the coding sequence GTGAAAAACATCGATGCCCGGGGGCAGGCCTGCCCCAAGCCAGTCATGATGGCCAAGGCCGCAATCGACGAAGGGGCCCGGGCCCTGACGATCTCCGTCGACAACTCCGTTTCTGCGGCCAACGTGACCCGTTTCCTGACCAAACAGGGATGGACGACGGAAGAGAGCGGCCAGGCGCCCGAAATCGTCCTCAAAAGCCGAAAAGGAGAAGGCGCCGAAGAGAGGATTCGGGAAGGGACCCTCGACGACCAATCCCTTCTCATCGCCAAAGCGACTCTGGGCGGCGACGACCAGGTCCTCGGAGAAGCGCTCATGAAGGCCTTCCTGGGTACGGTGGCCCAAAGGGAGCGGCCACCGAAGACGATCGCCCTCATGAACAAAGGCGTGCTGCTCTCCCTGAAAAGCCATTCGGCCCACGAAAGCCTCGAGGCCCTTCGGGACCGAGGAACGGCGGTCCTCGTCTGCGGCACCTGCGCCAACCATTTCGGCATCGCCGACGCCGTCGCCGTCGGTATCCTCTCCAACATGTTCGAAATCACCGAGGCCCTCATGGCGGCCTCGCGCCAGCTCTGTCTCGGCTGA
- a CDS encoding 4-(cytidine 5'-diphospho)-2-C-methyl-D-erythritol kinase, whose protein sequence is MNHVLYSPAKLNLTLRIGARRADGLHDLSSVFLRLPSVEALTITMDSENNVKDLLSVQTIELKGINLVTRASERLRALGWPLPFLRVSLWKQLPPGTGFGAGSGNGAAFLRWASALLGRSLPLELARELGADVPFLVSGLPLAFACGVGERLEGLKALNLSALLLVPRWSSPTARAFADLDRRREERGSSVSDPLFFRIEAETLVDDLRRGATVGLLPNDFTDLLAERHPEYGLFFAMAEKAGALAWGISGSGSGAFALAQGPTALLKLVASVSAEPWVTHLLVLE, encoded by the coding sequence GTGAACCATGTCCTTTACTCTCCGGCGAAGCTGAACCTGACGCTTCGAATCGGCGCGAGGCGGGCCGACGGTCTCCACGATCTCTCCTCCGTTTTTCTGCGCCTTCCTTCCGTTGAAGCGTTGACAATAACTATGGATAGTGAGAATAATGTGAAGGATCTTCTCTCCGTCCAAACCATCGAGCTCAAGGGGATCAACTTGGTGACGCGAGCTTCGGAGCGTCTTCGGGCTCTCGGCTGGCCTCTGCCTTTTCTTCGAGTCTCCCTTTGGAAGCAACTTCCCCCCGGAACGGGCTTCGGGGCGGGGAGTGGGAATGGGGCCGCTTTCCTGCGGTGGGCGTCGGCACTGTTGGGACGTTCCCTTCCCCTGGAACTGGCGCGGGAGCTTGGCGCCGACGTTCCCTTTCTCGTCAGCGGTCTCCCCTTGGCTTTTGCCTGCGGGGTCGGAGAACGCCTTGAGGGGCTTAAAGCCCTGAACCTTTCCGCCCTCCTCCTCGTGCCTCGCTGGTCCTCGCCGACGGCCCGGGCCTTTGCCGACCTTGATCGGCGAAGGGAAGAGCGGGGGAGTTCCGTCTCCGATCCCCTCTTCTTCCGCATCGAGGCCGAGACCCTCGTCGACGACCTCCGTCGAGGCGCGACAGTAGGTCTTTTGCCGAACGATTTCACCGATCTTCTGGCGGAGCGCCATCCCGAATATGGCCTTTTTTTCGCCATGGCGGAAAAGGCCGGCGCCTTGGCCTGGGGTATCAGCGGCAGCGGCAGCGGGGCCTTTGCCCTCGCCCAGGGACCGACAGCCCTTTTAAAACTGGTCGCTTCGGTCTCTGCGGAGCCCTGGGTGACCCATCTTCTTGTACTGGAGTGA
- the hemW gene encoding radical SAM family heme chaperone HemW: MASEDAASEALSFSGLSTLSLYVHLPFCRRKCPYCAFYSVVPRRGEIDACLEGLRNEIVLWKDRSGFLPPLRSLYIGGGTPTLLDRRQWELLISLLEGAFSFDRTAEVTVEANPESLRAFHLRLWGEWRVTRVSLGVQSLDDDELRLLGRLHDGRGARESLAALAASGLAFSADLMFNLPGQTLKGWHRTLREVLAFGMDHLSLYDLTLEEGSAWADSPPGGRTSGYPFYRWAQWYLASRGFFQYEIASFARNRRWSRHNLAYWIRSPLLAIGPGAWGFCRERRYGNVDDLGGYLGEVAEGRLPLSAGECLLPERAFREAALLALRTAWGIPFRLFARRYGKAALETVLDALKGLPDGLFAVTDESLALSAKGMRVANAIWERFL; this comes from the coding sequence ATGGCGAGTGAGGACGCGGCGTCCGAGGCCCTCTCTTTCAGCGGGCTATCGACGCTTTCCCTCTACGTCCATCTTCCTTTTTGCCGCCGCAAGTGTCCCTACTGTGCCTTCTACAGCGTCGTTCCCCGAAGGGGAGAGATCGATGCCTGCCTGGAAGGCCTCAGGAACGAGATCGTTCTCTGGAAGGATCGTTCCGGCTTCTTGCCGCCTCTGCGTTCTCTCTACATCGGAGGCGGCACGCCGACGCTTCTTGATCGGAGGCAGTGGGAGCTCCTCATCTCGCTGCTGGAGGGGGCCTTCTCCTTCGATCGGACGGCGGAGGTGACTGTCGAGGCCAATCCCGAGTCGCTGCGTGCCTTCCATCTTCGCCTTTGGGGAGAATGGCGGGTGACGCGCGTCAGTCTGGGGGTCCAGAGCCTCGACGACGACGAGCTGCGTCTTCTGGGCCGCCTTCACGACGGGAGGGGGGCCCGAGAGTCTCTGGCGGCCCTGGCTGCCTCGGGGTTGGCCTTCAGCGCCGATCTCATGTTCAACCTGCCCGGTCAGACCCTGAAGGGGTGGCACCGGACTCTGAGGGAGGTTCTGGCCTTCGGGATGGACCATCTCTCCCTTTACGACCTGACCCTCGAGGAGGGATCGGCCTGGGCCGATTCGCCGCCGGGAGGGAGGACCTCGGGCTACCCCTTCTACCGCTGGGCCCAATGGTATTTGGCCTCGCGAGGCTTTTTCCAGTACGAAATCGCCAGCTTCGCCCGCAATCGCCGTTGGAGCCGCCACAACCTGGCCTACTGGATCCGCTCGCCCCTTCTTGCCATCGGTCCCGGAGCCTGGGGTTTCTGTCGCGAGAGGCGCTACGGCAACGTCGATGATCTGGGGGGCTATCTCGGCGAAGTGGCCGAAGGGCGGCTGCCTCTTTCCGCGGGCGAATGTCTTTTGCCCGAAAGAGCTTTCCGGGAGGCAGCCCTTCTCGCCCTGAGGACGGCTTGGGGAATCCCCTTTCGCCTTTTCGCCCGACGTTACGGAAAGGCAGCTCTGGAGACGGTCCTGGACGCTCTCAAAGGGTTGCCCGATGGCCTTTTCGCCGTCACCGACGAGAGCCTGGCCCTCTCCGCGAAGGGAATGCGGGTGGCCAACGCGATCTGGGAACGTTTTCTGTAG
- the lepA gene encoding translation elongation factor 4, producing the protein METRRIRNFSIIAHVDHGKSTLADRLLEVTHTVEDRKMRQQLLDNLELERERGITIKLVPVRMNYRSREGVDYVLNLIDTPGHVDFSYEVSRSLAASDGAVLVVDAAQGVEAQTVANAYLAVDQGLAIIPVINKIDLPSAQPDVVRGEIEEVVGIDASEAILASAKEGKGIGEILEAIVSLVPAPSGRRESPLQALIFDSVYDNYKGVICYVRVFNGVVRTGQAVTFMATGLNYQIEEIGVFRPQMEPVEELGAGEVGYVVANIKSLTEAHVGDTVTDSRAPAQSPLPGYRKIKPVVFCGFYPIEREDYPQLREALEKLQLNDSSLFFEPETSTALGFGFRCGFLGLLHMDIAKERLQREFDVELVATAPNVVYHILRTDGEIQEIHNPADLPEISRVEEIREPLIRITTFVPTDYVGKTMQLCQDRRGAFVSMDYITPERVRLVYDLPLAEFIIDFHDRLKSVTRGYASLDYEQRGFQAADLVKVDVLLNEEPVDAFSFICHRDASYHRGQTVVRKLKELIPRQLFEIPIQAAVGKRVIVRQNVKPLRKDVLAKCYGGDITRKRKLLEKQKEGKKRMKQIGRVSVPQEAFLAFLDVSSDGE; encoded by the coding sequence ATGGAGACCAGACGGATCCGCAATTTCAGCATCATCGCCCACGTCGATCACGGCAAGTCCACCCTCGCCGATCGCCTTCTCGAGGTGACACATACCGTCGAGGACCGGAAGATGCGCCAGCAGCTTCTGGATAATCTCGAACTGGAGCGGGAGCGGGGCATCACGATCAAGCTCGTCCCCGTTCGCATGAATTACAGAAGCAGGGAGGGTGTCGATTACGTCCTGAACCTGATCGATACGCCGGGCCATGTGGACTTTTCTTACGAAGTCTCGAGATCTCTGGCCGCCTCCGATGGGGCCGTGCTCGTCGTCGATGCCGCCCAGGGCGTCGAGGCCCAGACGGTGGCCAACGCCTACCTTGCCGTCGATCAGGGGCTGGCGATCATTCCCGTCATCAACAAGATCGATCTTCCCTCGGCTCAGCCCGACGTCGTCAGGGGGGAAATCGAAGAGGTCGTCGGCATCGACGCCTCCGAAGCCATCCTGGCCAGCGCCAAGGAGGGGAAGGGCATCGGCGAGATCCTTGAGGCCATCGTCTCCCTGGTGCCCGCGCCCTCGGGAAGGAGGGAGTCCCCCCTACAGGCCCTGATTTTCGATTCCGTATACGACAATTATAAAGGCGTCATCTGTTACGTTCGCGTCTTCAACGGCGTCGTGAGGACGGGGCAGGCCGTGACCTTCATGGCGACGGGACTGAACTACCAGATCGAGGAGATCGGCGTCTTCCGTCCTCAGATGGAGCCTGTCGAGGAGCTGGGAGCGGGCGAGGTCGGCTACGTCGTCGCCAACATCAAGAGCCTCACCGAAGCCCATGTGGGCGATACCGTCACCGACAGCCGCGCTCCGGCCCAGTCGCCTCTGCCGGGCTACAGGAAGATCAAGCCCGTCGTCTTCTGCGGTTTCTACCCCATCGAGCGCGAAGATTATCCCCAGCTCCGCGAGGCCCTCGAAAAACTTCAGCTCAACGATTCCTCCCTTTTCTTCGAGCCCGAGACGTCGACGGCTCTGGGTTTCGGCTTCCGCTGCGGCTTCCTGGGCCTTCTCCACATGGACATCGCCAAGGAGCGTCTCCAGAGGGAGTTCGACGTCGAGCTGGTCGCGACGGCGCCCAACGTCGTCTACCACATCCTCAGAACCGACGGCGAAATCCAGGAGATTCACAACCCTGCCGATCTGCCCGAGATCTCCCGCGTCGAGGAGATCCGCGAACCTCTGATCCGCATCACGACCTTCGTCCCCACCGATTACGTGGGCAAGACGATGCAGCTCTGTCAGGATCGTCGCGGTGCCTTCGTCTCCATGGATTACATCACGCCGGAGCGGGTTCGCCTCGTTTACGATCTCCCTTTGGCGGAGTTTATCATCGATTTCCACGATCGCCTCAAGTCGGTCACGAGAGGCTATGCCTCTCTCGATTACGAACAGCGAGGCTTTCAGGCCGCCGATCTCGTCAAAGTCGACGTCCTTCTCAACGAGGAGCCCGTCGACGCCTTTTCCTTCATCTGCCACCGCGATGCCTCCTACCATCGGGGTCAGACCGTCGTCCGCAAACTGAAGGAGCTTATCCCGAGACAGCTCTTCGAGATTCCCATTCAGGCCGCCGTCGGCAAACGCGTCATCGTTCGCCAAAACGTCAAGCCGCTTCGCAAGGATGTCCTGGCCAAGTGTTACGGCGGTGACATCACCCGCAAGCGCAAGCTCCTGGAGAAGCAGAAGGAGGGCAAGAAGCGGATGAAGCAGATCGGCCGCGTCTCCGTCCCTCAGGAGGCCTTCCTGGCCTTTCTGGATGTCAGCAGCGATGGCGAGTGA
- the selB gene encoding selenocysteine-specific translation elongation factor, whose protein sequence is MSGDLRELSLVLGTAGHIDHGKTSLVKALTGIDCDRLSEEKRRGITIELGFASLELADGRVVSLVDVPGHERFIRQMVAGAAGIDAVLFVVAADEGVMPQTREHLEILSLLGLRRGIVALTKIDVVDDDLLELARMDVEALLKGTFLEAAPLVPLSSVDGRGIDVLKEEIGRLVDQLRPRRSEGLFFLPIDRAFPISGFGTVVTGTAYSGSIGVGDEVAILPSDVRGKVRGLQVHGKAVDVAGAGQRVAVNVSGVSVDSFEKGDVLSLSGAFEVTSCLDVRFRLLPSANEPLRHWQRVRLHLGTCDLLARLSLLDRGEILPGEEAVAQIVTESPLLALSGQPFVVRFYSPLRTVGGGRVLNVYGHKPRGARARRERLIWLTELNLRLERNESLLEPFVDRGGFLPFRELLRLLQVPAAPLIEEIEGNEEVHLLRAGSDYVLSEKWLKALEAKVGAALKAFHDEEPLLDGMAQDRFFRLLLPGGDLRPAKALAERLLHRGTVVSGDGLFRLPSFVPGRNDLLAERSEALLRFCREREIQFPDIAEARERLALDEKDFKSLLAALRQKGRLFILAESFLLSDEVDLRLQARARTIEGDVTLAAVRDLMGSTRRFVLPLLEFWDSRGVTRRVGDKRVFLKK, encoded by the coding sequence TTGAGCGGTGACCTGCGCGAGCTTTCGCTCGTCCTGGGCACGGCGGGCCATATCGATCACGGCAAGACCTCCCTCGTCAAGGCCCTGACGGGGATCGACTGTGACCGTCTCTCGGAGGAGAAGCGACGGGGCATCACCATCGAATTGGGATTCGCCTCTCTGGAGCTCGCCGACGGTCGCGTCGTCAGTCTCGTCGATGTTCCCGGCCACGAACGTTTTATCCGTCAGATGGTGGCCGGGGCGGCGGGGATCGATGCCGTCCTTTTCGTCGTCGCCGCCGACGAGGGGGTCATGCCCCAGACGCGGGAACATCTGGAAATCCTCTCCCTTCTGGGACTGAGGCGAGGCATCGTGGCCCTGACCAAGATCGACGTCGTCGATGACGATCTGCTGGAGCTGGCACGCATGGATGTGGAGGCTCTCCTCAAGGGGACGTTCCTCGAGGCGGCGCCTCTCGTCCCCCTTTCTTCCGTCGATGGCCGGGGCATCGACGTATTGAAGGAGGAGATCGGACGTCTCGTCGACCAGCTTCGGCCACGACGGTCCGAGGGCCTCTTCTTCCTCCCCATAGACAGGGCTTTCCCCATCTCCGGTTTCGGCACCGTCGTCACGGGAACGGCCTATAGCGGCTCCATCGGCGTGGGCGACGAAGTCGCCATTCTCCCCTCCGACGTCAGGGGCAAGGTGAGAGGCCTTCAGGTCCACGGAAAGGCCGTCGACGTTGCCGGGGCGGGGCAGCGCGTGGCCGTCAATGTCTCGGGCGTCTCCGTCGATTCTTTCGAAAAGGGCGACGTCCTCTCCCTTTCGGGTGCTTTCGAGGTCACGTCCTGTCTCGATGTCCGTTTCCGTCTCCTCCCTTCTGCAAACGAGCCCCTTCGGCACTGGCAGAGGGTGCGCCTTCACCTGGGAACCTGCGATCTCCTGGCCCGGCTTTCCCTTCTGGACCGGGGAGAGATCCTCCCCGGAGAGGAGGCCGTCGCCCAGATCGTCACGGAAAGCCCTCTCCTGGCTCTTTCCGGTCAGCCCTTCGTCGTCCGGTTCTACAGTCCCCTGAGAACTGTCGGCGGCGGCCGAGTCCTCAACGTCTACGGCCATAAACCGCGGGGGGCGAGGGCCCGACGGGAGCGCCTGATCTGGTTGACGGAGCTGAACCTGCGCTTGGAGCGGAACGAGAGCCTCCTCGAGCCTTTCGTCGACAGAGGGGGCTTTTTGCCCTTTCGCGAGCTTCTCCGTCTTCTTCAGGTTCCGGCGGCGCCGCTGATCGAAGAGATCGAGGGGAACGAAGAGGTTCACCTTCTTCGGGCCGGATCGGATTACGTCCTCTCCGAAAAATGGCTCAAGGCTCTCGAGGCGAAAGTCGGTGCGGCCCTCAAAGCCTTTCATGACGAGGAGCCTCTTCTGGACGGCATGGCCCAGGATCGTTTTTTCCGCCTCCTTCTTCCGGGAGGCGACCTGCGGCCCGCCAAGGCCTTGGCGGAACGGCTCCTTCATCGTGGGACCGTCGTTTCCGGCGATGGCCTCTTCCGCTTGCCCTCTTTCGTGCCGGGCCGCAACGACCTTCTGGCCGAGCGGAGCGAGGCTCTGCTGCGTTTCTGCCGGGAGAGGGAGATCCAGTTCCCCGATATCGCCGAAGCCCGAGAGCGTCTGGCCCTCGACGAGAAGGACTTCAAATCCCTTCTCGCTGCGCTCCGGCAAAAGGGGAGGCTTTTTATCCTCGCCGAGTCCTTTCTCCTGAGCGATGAGGTCGATCTGCGCCTGCAGGCCCGGGCCCGGACCATCGAGGGTGACGTTACGCTGGCGGCGGTGAGAGATCTGATGGGAAGTACGCGCCGATTCGTCTTGCCCCTTTTGGAATTCTGGGATTCGCGGGGAGTGACGCGTAGGGTTGGCGATAAACGGGTTTTTCTGAAAAAATAA
- a CDS encoding Veg family protein: MSRNSLCGIRERIALHKGSRVRYRASRGRRKVEERQGVILETYPHLFTMYIESQQSTVSFRYAELLTREVELEILPGREKLV; this comes from the coding sequence ATGAGCCGTAACAGTCTTTGCGGCATCCGAGAAAGGATCGCCTTGCACAAGGGTTCCCGGGTGAGGTATCGAGCCTCCAGGGGACGTCGCAAGGTGGAGGAGCGGCAGGGAGTCATCCTCGAGACCTATCCTCACCTCTTTACAATGTACATTGAGTCGCAGCAGAGCACCGTCTCCTTCCGCTATGCCGAACTGCTCACCCGAGAGGTGGAGCTGGAAATCCTTCCGGGGCGGGAGAAGCTGGTTTAG
- the purS gene encoding phosphoribosylformylglycinamidine synthase subunit PurS, giving the protein MLFDVAITISLKKGVLDTQGKAVAASLHGMGYETLKEIRVGRFVEAVVEAPDSVQARSLAAGLCDDLLVNDLIEESRIEVKSR; this is encoded by the coding sequence ATGCTTTTCGACGTGGCGATCACCATCTCTCTCAAAAAGGGAGTCCTCGACACTCAGGGCAAGGCCGTAGCCGCCTCTCTCCACGGGATGGGTTACGAGACCCTTAAGGAGATCCGCGTGGGACGCTTCGTCGAAGCCGTCGTGGAAGCTCCCGATTCCGTTCAGGCCCGCTCCCTGGCCGCAGGACTCTGCGACGACCTTCTCGTCAACGATCTCATCGAAGAGAGCCGTATCGAGGTCAAGAGCCGATGA
- a CDS encoding isochorismatase family protein, protein MNAICARDALLVVDIQNDFCSGGSLAVGEGESIIPVVNGLIERFQAVGAPVVYSRDWHPVDHGSFAAQGGPWPPHCVAGTRGAAFHNALRVDLHPWIIDKATGHDEALSNFDGTDLADKLRARNIGRVFVVGLATDYCVRATALDALALGFETVVVTDAVRAVEVRGGDGRRALDEIAAAGGNLIDSAALPLS, encoded by the coding sequence ATGAACGCCATCTGCGCCAGAGACGCCCTTCTCGTCGTCGACATCCAGAACGACTTCTGCTCCGGAGGGTCGCTTGCCGTCGGCGAAGGGGAATCCATCATTCCCGTCGTCAACGGACTCATCGAGCGTTTTCAGGCCGTCGGCGCTCCCGTCGTCTACAGCCGCGACTGGCACCCCGTCGATCACGGCAGCTTCGCCGCCCAAGGCGGTCCCTGGCCGCCCCACTGCGTCGCGGGAACGCGGGGAGCCGCCTTCCACAACGCCCTTCGCGTCGATCTCCACCCTTGGATCATCGACAAGGCGACGGGGCACGACGAGGCACTGTCCAATTTCGACGGCACCGATCTGGCCGATAAGCTCCGAGCCCGAAATATCGGGCGCGTCTTCGTCGTCGGACTCGCCACGGATTATTGCGTTCGGGCCACGGCCCTCGATGCCCTCGCCCTGGGCTTCGAAACCGTTGTCGTCACCGACGCGGTCCGAGCCGTCGAGGTCAGAGGGGGAGACGGCAGAAGAGCTCTTGACGAGATCGCCGCCGCAGGAGGAAACCTCATCGACTCGGCGGCCCTTCCTCTTTCCTGA
- the selA gene encoding L-seryl-tRNA(Sec) selenium transferase, with amino-acid sequence MRDEIRNLLRQIPSMDELLSRSWVGEMEALLGREAIKSVFADVIGEVRRRLRMGDEEGIDVEGIEQETCRRLRAKAYSSLRPVVNATGVVVHTNLGRSVLPREALEAVVATGERYCNLEYRLEEGERGHRSDHVEWLLCQVTGADAALVVNNNAGAVLLVLSALAAGKESLVSRGELVEIGGSFRIPDIMAFSGTKMVEVGTTNRTGLSDYERALTAETALLLKVHPSNYRLVGFHAETSREELAALAREKELILYEDLGSGVLADLSAGGLEGEPTVRRCLMDGVDIVTFSGDKLLGGPQIGVIAGRSQIIDRLRHFPLLRPLRVDKMTLAALEAVLRLYLQGREEELPAVRMLRLSGETLRRRAEALALLLAEALPQGLFDVVAVEDAAGGGSFPEHPLPGWGVALSLPTLSSGAVQRRLRQVSCPVIVSAEKDRAVVHVRTLFEGDEALIVRALKEVAGKGGNGLER; translated from the coding sequence GTGCGTGACGAAATCCGCAACCTCCTGAGGCAGATTCCCTCCATGGACGAACTTCTGTCCCGTTCCTGGGTCGGAGAGATGGAAGCCCTTCTCGGGCGAGAGGCTATCAAGTCCGTCTTCGCCGATGTCATCGGCGAAGTCCGCAGACGTCTGAGAATGGGCGACGAAGAGGGGATCGACGTCGAAGGGATCGAGCAAGAGACCTGCCGTCGTCTTCGTGCGAAGGCCTATTCCAGTCTTCGCCCCGTCGTCAACGCCACGGGCGTCGTCGTCCACACCAACCTGGGGCGCTCGGTTCTCCCCCGGGAGGCCCTGGAGGCCGTTGTCGCGACGGGAGAGCGTTACTGCAACCTGGAATACCGCCTTGAGGAGGGGGAGCGAGGCCACCGCAGCGACCATGTTGAATGGCTTCTCTGTCAGGTCACGGGCGCCGATGCGGCGTTGGTCGTCAACAACAACGCCGGCGCCGTTCTCCTCGTCCTTTCGGCACTGGCCGCAGGGAAAGAGAGCCTTGTCTCTCGCGGGGAGCTTGTTGAAATAGGCGGTTCGTTCCGCATTCCGGATATCATGGCCTTTTCGGGGACGAAAATGGTCGAGGTGGGGACGACGAATCGGACAGGCCTGTCCGATTACGAAAGGGCGCTCACGGCCGAGACGGCTCTTCTTCTCAAGGTTCATCCCTCCAACTATCGTCTCGTCGGTTTTCACGCCGAGACCTCCAGGGAGGAGCTGGCTGCCCTGGCCCGAGAGAAAGAACTGATCCTCTACGAGGATTTAGGCAGCGGCGTCTTGGCCGACCTCTCCGCCGGGGGCTTGGAGGGAGAGCCCACCGTTCGCCGTTGCCTCATGGACGGTGTCGATATCGTTACCTTCTCGGGCGACAAGCTTCTCGGCGGTCCCCAGATCGGCGTCATCGCAGGGCGGAGCCAGATCATCGATCGTCTTCGTCACTTCCCCCTCCTGCGGCCCCTCCGCGTCGACAAGATGACCCTGGCCGCCCTTGAGGCCGTTCTCCGCCTCTACCTCCAGGGGCGAGAGGAAGAGCTTCCCGCGGTCCGGATGTTGCGTCTTTCGGGAGAGACCCTGCGGCGCCGCGCCGAAGCCCTGGCTCTGCTCCTGGCCGAGGCCTTGCCGCAGGGGCTTTTTGACGTCGTCGCCGTCGAAGACGCGGCGGGAGGCGGATCTTTCCCGGAGCACCCCCTTCCCGGTTGGGGCGTCGCCCTTTCGTTGCCGACTCTCTCCAGCGGCGCCGTCCAGAGGCGGTTGAGACAGGTCTCCTGCCCCGTGATCGTCTCCGCGGAAAAGGATCGAGCCGTCGTCCACGTGAGGACCTTGTTCGAAGGTGACGAAGCGCTTATCGTCAGGGCTTTGAAGGAGGTCGCGGGAAAGGGAGGGAACGGCCTTGAGCGGTGA